One Malassezia restricta chromosome III, complete sequence DNA segment encodes these proteins:
- a CDS encoding rRNA 2'-O-methyltransferase fibrillarin, which yields MAFGARGGRGGAPGRGRGGPPGRGGMRGGARGGRGGARGGGRGGGRGGRGGARGGRGGAKGGRGGAKGGSNVIVKPHRHEGVFVAEGKEHLLVTKNLVPGESVYGEKRIAVETPGSGEDGTAITNKTEYRVWNPFRSKLAAGILGGLDNIHIKPGVKVLYLGAASGTSVSHVADVVGPEGIVYAVEFSHRSGRDLINMAKKRTNVIPIIEDARHPAKYRMLVGSVDTIFADVAQPDQARIVAFNAEYFLKNGGHAVISIKASCIDSTAQPEAVFAEEVNKLKKSSFRPREQLTLEPYERDHAMLVAQYQRHK from the coding sequence ATGGCATTTGGAGCTCGTGGAGGTCGCGGTGGTGCACCCGGTCGTGGCCGCGGTGGACCACCTGGTCGTGGCGGTATGCGTGGTGGCGCTCGCGGTggtcgtggcggcgcccgcggtggtggccgtggtggtggccgtggtggccgcggcggtgctCGCGGTggtcgtggcggcgctAAAGGCGGTCGTGGCGGTGCGAAAGGTGGATCTAATGTTATCGTTAAGCCTCACCGTCACGAAGGTGTTTTTGTAGCAGAGGGCAAGGAGCATTTGCTCGTGACCAAAAACCTTGTCCCTGGCGAGTCTGTCTACGGTGAGAAGCGTATTGCTGTTGAAACTCCGGGCTCTGGTGAAGATGGAACTGCTATCACGAACAAGACAGAGTACCGTGTGTGGAATCCATTCCGTTCAAAGTTAGCTGCCGGTATTCTTGGCGGTCTTGATAATATTCACATCAAGCCTGGTGTCAAAGTCTTATATCTTGGTGCTGCTAGTGGTACTAGTGTCAGTCATGTGGCTGATGTTGTTGGTCCAGAGGGAATCGTATATGCTGTGGAATTTTCGCATCGGTCTGGCCGTGATTTGATCAACATGGCAAAGAAGCGTACAAACGTAATCCCAATCATCGAAGATGCACGTCACCCAGCCAAGTATCGCATGTTGGTTGGTTCGGTTGATACTATCTTTGCTGATGTTGCTCAGCCGGATCAGGCTCGTATTGTTGCATTCAACGCCGAATACTTCCTCAAGAATGGCGGACACGCTGTCATTTCGATTAAGGCCAGCTGTATCGACTCAACGGCCCAGCCAGAGGCCGTATTTGCTGAGGAAGTCAACAAGCTTAAGAAGAGCTCATTCCGCCCTCGCGAACAATTGACGCTGGAACCATATGAACGTGATCACGCCATGCTCGTGGCTCAATACCAACGGCATAAGTAA
- a CDS encoding cytochrome-b5 reductase produces MFRAAARTTNLARTSLRQSLFSAKQVRNYSVRHNAQQASSNMGLYLSLGGLAGIATWYGMGGFNGDIRSKLQKINADSEDVALSNEEFRALKLKEVRPYNHDSAFYVFELPDNKRSGMFTASALVIRGAGDDPKNKEGKPVIRPYTPVNPPSDKGEIVLLIKHYPGGQMTQYLKGLKAGDEMCFKGPIPKHPYKSNQFEEIGMIAAGTGITPMWQLIQEIAANPSDKTKVTLLYGNKTEADILLREKFDELSKDSRFNIVYFLDENAKSVKSEKGYITKDHVKKYLPDAEKGGKAKIFVCGPPPMVGAIAGPKQGFQQGELKGVLSELGYKAEQVFKF; encoded by the coding sequence ATGTtccgcgcagcagctcgtacTACAAACCTTGCTCGCACCTCGTTGAGGCAGTCCCTTTTCTCCGCTAAGCAGGTGCGCAACTACTCTGTTCGCCACAATGCGCAACAGGCGTCATCAAACATGGGCCTCTACCTCTCGCTCGGCGGTCTTGCTGGTATTGCCACCTGGTACGGCATGGGCGGCTTCAACGGTGACATTCGCTCGAAGCTACAGAAAATCAACGCTGACTCTGAAGATGTGGCCCTTTCGAATGAAGAGTTTCGTGCTCTGAAGCTCAAGGAAGTTCGTCCTTACAACCACGACAGTGCCTTCTACGTTTTTGAGCTTCCTGACAACAAGCGCTCTGGTATGTTCACTGCATCTGCTCTTGTGATTCGTGGTGCTGGTGATGATCCCAAGAACAAAGAGGGAAAGCCCGTCATCCGCCCCTACACTCCAGTCAACCCCCCGTCGGACAAGGGAGAGATTGTTCTGCTCATCAAACATTACCCTGGTGGCCAGATGACGCAATACCTCAAGGGCCTCAAGGCTGGTGACGAGATGTGCTTCAAGGGTCCCATCCCCAAGCATCCCTACAAGTCTAACCAGTTCGAGGAAATTGGTATGATTGCTGCTGGCACGGGCATCACGCCCATGTGGCAGCTCATCCAGGAAATTGCTGCGAACCCCTCTGACAAGACCAAGGTGACGCTCCTTTATGGCAACAAGACAGAGGCTGACATTCTGCTCCGTGAGAAGTTCGACGAGCTGAGCAAGGACTCCCGCTTCAACATCGTTTACTTCCTCGATGAGAATGCCAAGAGCGTCAAGTCTGAGAAGGGCTACATCACGAAGGATCACGTCAAGAAGTATCTTCCAGATGCTGAAAAGGGTGGAAAAGCCAAGATCTTTGTATGTGGTCCTCCACCCATGGTTGGTGCGATTGCTGGCCCTAAGCAGGGCTTCCAGCAGGGTGAATTGAAGGGTGTCCTGTCGGAGCTTGGCTACAAAGCTGAGCAGGTCTTTAAGTTCTAA
- a CDS encoding putative ATPase of the ABC class: MSSRGGRGRGGYYRELYGSRGRGSKSNGTFAKNSDVYSQKKTRTVRGTSEDLARSLHNLHMRPYPAYHDIEGMWAFPAFTFYLDHAQADPYAAPSKARVRISHENAGFPSSVLEPRIRRTALADYILRRLHRVCQERKYDQKLKGGGWAGAKGGQLEVDAPGQHVLERTAVIVDKDGIEMRFLVGLPAQGRSILGHLAAAVICEHVPEMVECGLLYASYDTRALERHVLVIEDQHVLRTKLKDHGLVAFVPNGAKLARASGDSDLPMTSCVPFQSPPSVQVSIDIPNRGSIQGMGLKRGSLNVCIGGGFHGKSTFLSAMALGSYNFVPDDGREFVCTCEDVASVRSEDGRSVGKVDISPFISNLPNAADTTMFSTTNASGSTSCAASLMESLELGADLLVLDEDTTASNFLVRDYAMQLLVPNEPITPLVTRARALVDTTGASILLVCGSSSSFLYEADVVLQMDRYVMKDVTERAKQLCKSINVNSVPTSDSSSFPTLCKRTVGFPLPQVRTTTQHRHLIQFGDHALDLSSTPQLVHKSQTRAIETLLRRWMSASPASLRTIVDQLYDDMEKSGLDALQERSADGFLARPRRLDIGVALNRLRSAVWYLE, encoded by the coding sequence ATGAGCAGTCGTggcggccgaggccgcgGTGGCTATTATCGCGAGCTTTATGGTAGCCGAGGTCGAGGCAGTAAATCTAATGGAACTTTCGCAAAAAATTCGGATGTCTACTCTCAGAAAAAGACTCGAACAGTACGAGGCACCTCCGAAGATTTAGCACGATCGCTCCATAATCTTCATATGCGCCCGTACCCTGCGTATCATGACATTGAGGGTATGTGGGCTTTCCCAGCCTTTACTTTTTATCTGGATCATGCACAAGCAGACCCATACGCTGCCCCAAGTAAGGCACGCGTGCGTATCTCTCATGAAAACGCAGGATTTCCATCCTCTGTGCTAGAGCCACGTATCCGTCGAACTGCATTAGCAGACTATATCTTGCGCCGCTTGCACAGAGTCTGCCAGGAAAGAAAATATGACCAGAAGCTGAAAGGTGGTGGATGGGCGGGAGCCAAAGGTGGTCAACTCGAGGTGGATGCGCCCGGTCAGCATGTACTCGAACGCACCGCAGTGATTGTGGACAAGGACGGTATTGAGATGCGATTCCTTGTGGGTCTTCCAGCGCAAGGTAGAAGTATTCTTGGCCAtcttgctgctgccgtCATTTGTGAACACGTTCCTGAAATGGTCGAATGTGGTCTTTTGTATGCAAGCTATGACACTCGAGCATTGGAACGACATGTGCTCGTCATTGAAGACCAACACGTGCTGCGCACCAAGCTCAAGGACCATGGTCTTGTGGCATTTGTTCCAAATGGAGCCAAATTAGCCCGTGCCAGTGGCGACTCAGATTTGCCCATGACATCTTGTGTCCCATTCCAGAGTCCCCCGAGTGTACAAGTATCTATCGACATACCAAACCGGGGATCCATACAAGGCATGGGACTAAAAAGGGGCTCGCTAAACGTGTGCATCGGTGGCGGATTCCATGGAAAATCCACATTCTTGTCGGCCATGGCCCTCGGCTCCTACAATTTTGTTCCTGACGACGGACGTGAATTTGTGTGCACATGTGAAGATGTGGccagcgtgcgctcggAAGACGGCCGCTCTGTTGGAAAGGTCGACATTTCTCCGTTCATTTCTAACCTTCCCAATGCAGCAGATACGACTATGTTCAGCACAACAAATGCATCTGGAAGTACGTCGTGTGCAGCATCGCTGATGGAGTCTCTCGAATTGGGTGCAGACTTGCTAGTTCTAGACGAAGATACGACGGCATCCAACTTCCTAGTTCGTGATTATGCAATGCAATTGCTCGTCCCAAATGAACCCATTACACCGCTTGTGACCCGAGCACGTGCATTAGTGGACACAACGGGGGCGTCCATCCTGTTGGTGTGTGgctcctcgagctcatTTTTGTACGAGGCAGACGTTGTGTTGCAGATGGACCGCTATGTTATGAAGGATGTCACCGAACGTGCCAAACAGTTGTGCAAGAGCATCAATGTAAACTCAGTGCCTACATCAGACTCATCCTCCTTCCCAACTCTGTGTAAAAGGACGGTCGGCTTTCCGTTGCCACAAGTCCGGACTACGACGCAACATCGACATTTGATACAGTTTGGCGATCATGCTCTTGATTTGAGCTCGACACCGCAACTCGTGCACAAGAGTCAGACCCGAGCCATTGAAACTCTTTTGCGCCGTTGGATGAGCGCTTCTCCGGCGTCTTTGCGCACAATTGTGGATCAGCTTTATGACGATATGGAGAAATCAGGTCTAGACGCCTTACAGGAGCGGTCTGCGGATGGTTTCCTCGCACGTCCCCGTCGCTTGGATATTGGTGTAGCACTTAACCGGCTACGTAGTGCAGTTTGGTATCTAGAATGA
- a CDS encoding chitin synthase: MLNQLNRRRDTAKSFIRRPSTVSEDETSVDVSSVAPPPLQSSTAIYRGRSLYRPERGHARAPLLNPEGEPDDPFSVSHKPRWWRMWWHYLALICTFWAPAPLLSLIGLHTAAVRQAWREKITLVLLSCSLGGIIAFITVGLQRTLCGDQAEGVFVNVKRASGYVGVLGEAYSTANSKFPEAFIYDQIREHSGLDVSQFFEFSEDAFPACKNINTTVAKPLDCADADGKKIRCLDKLRVDNLESDLGLKKVNQHIGYDWEDLVNGTGKLLAIDGYVLNFNAYLATYTKPIPNDPVDKVIRNFFSPSSNYTDMSDATRLFTIDKLARDAIPCLKQRYQAGRVNYKTTGCFMADLILYISLIVILGLVFARTIMAVWYAFVGSRRLASTPPPPGKFSATGMRRPRPKSHVAMPDGATHENSMGVAPWAQKGIVTPTPASSKNLPNNNVSLMTPASMTPEDIGNDPYIVCLVTCYSEGLDGISATLSSLSATEYPTNRKLIFVVADGMITGKGESMSTPDVCVSLMTPDMRFGTPTPMKYRSVSSGKKAQNMALVYAGHYQDPSGGESVPMVVVVKCGMPEEAAGQKAGNRGKRDSQMVLMSFFQHVTYNDPMSPLDYDLFRKIHALMGVTPDFFEMVLMVDADTKVHPPALRYLANAMLNDHRIMGACGETRIQNKLQSWVTAIQVFEYFISHHQVKAFEAVFGGVTCLPGCFSMYRIKARKPGFDDWIPVIVKQDIIREYSQTIVTTLHQKNLLLLGEDRFLSTLMLRTFPHRRMVFVPHAVCHTEVPHTLRMLLSQRRRWINSTVHNLMELLLVRDLCGTFCFSMQFVVLMDLIGTLVLPVAISLTYYLIIMSAKDPPKDFTSAIPLMMLLVVLFLPGFIIAMVRFSPSHVIWLVIYLIFLPVWNFLLPAYSFWHFDDFSWGETRRIEGETKSGAHETSEEGYHAALEVPMRLWTEWETSRIRKQERNARRRQEMEHQFGGGFHNDVDPRHDAGLRLADLDRPCSPMSQETSEDQWGDHIDGYDENAPLPDLMHSARPLSMIAAQGGGTVQDDDLENILQGGWDDDGSISWEKRRPPPLISAANDSIVSFQGESDPLAGLTPVRSSVDLGASLPSLAPFDDGFNSHEMTPAASSAVEERRTHVRNRSSGPSRPLSKVRFFH, encoded by the coding sequence ATGCTGAACCAGCTCAATCGCCGCAGGGACACGGCAAAGTCGTTCATTCGGAGGCCTAGCACCGTATCAGAGGATGAAACGTCCGTGGATGTATCCTCCGTGGCCCCACCGCCCTTGCAGAGCTCCACTGCCATATACAGGGGCCGGTCTCTCTACCGTCCAGAGCGCGgtcacgcacgagcgcctcttctTAATCCAGAAGGCGAACCGGATGATCCATTTTCCGTGTCTCATAAGCCTCGTTGGTGGCGAATGTGGTGGCATTATCTTGCACTTATATGCACATTTTGGGCACCTGCACCTCTTCTATCACTTATTGGCCTACATACTGCTGCTGTGCGGCAGGCATGGCGCGAGAAAATAACTTTGGTCCTCCTATCATGTTCACTGGGTGGTATTATCGCATTTATTACTGTGGGACTACAACGTACGCTTTGTGGCGATCAAGCGGAGGGCGTATTTGTTAATGTTAAGCGTGCATCCGGCTATGTCGGCGTCTTGGGCGAGGCCTACAGCACCGCTAATTCGAAATTCCCAGAAGCATTCATCTATGATCAAATTCGAGAGCATAGTGGTCTTGATGTATCGCAGTTTTTTGAATTCTCTGAGGATGCTTTCCCAGCATGCAAGAATATCAACACAACCGTGGCCAAACCACTAGACTGTGCTGATGCCGACGGGAAAAAAATCAGATGTCTGGACAAGCTTCGCGTCGATAATTTAGAGTCCGATCTTGGTCTCAAGAAAGTAAATCAACATATTGGCTACGACTGGGAAGACCTTGTTAACGGCACTGGCAAGCTACTCGCCATCGACGGATATGTGCTAAATTTTAATGCCTACCTCGCCACATATACAAAACCCATACCTAATGATCCCGTCGACAAAGTGATCCGCAACTTCTTTTCCCCTTCATCTAACTACACAGACATGTCTGATGCCACGCGCCTATTTACCATCGACAAGCTTGCTCGTGATGCTATACCTTGCTTGAAGCAACGATACCAGGCGGGTCGTGTAAATTACAAGACCACCGGCTGTTTCATGGCTGACCTCATTCTTTATATATCCTTGATTGTAATTCTTGGCCTCGTATTTGCACGTACCATCATGGCTGTTTGGTATGCCTTTGTTGGATCGCGCCGCTTGGCTAGCacgccaccaccaccaggCAAGTTCTCAGCTACAGGTATGCGGCGTCCGCGACCAAAGTCGCATGTTGCCATGCCTGACGGCGCAACACATGAAAACTCAATGGGTGTTGCACCATGGGCCCAAAAAGGTATAGTGACACCTACGCCGGCCTCAAGTAAAAACTTGCCAAATAACAATGTGTCGCTCATGACACCTGCCTCCATGACACCTGAAGATATTGGCAATGATCCATACATTGTTTGTCTGGTGACATGCTATTCAGAGGGTCTTGATGGTATTTCTGCTACTCTATCGTCTCTGAGCGCGACGGAATATCCTACAAACCGCAAACTTATCTTTGTTGTCGCTGATGGTATGATCACGGGCAAGGGTGAGTCTATGAGCACACCGGATGTGTGCGTCAGTCTTATGACCCCTGACATGCGCTTTGGCACACCCACGCCAATGAAATATCGCTCGGTTTCATCAGGTAAGAAAGCGCAGAACATGGCGCTTGTTTACGCTGGCCATTATCAAGACCCTTCTGGTGGTGAGTCTGTGCCGATGGTTGTGGTGGTCAAATGCGGTATGCCTGAAGAGGCCGCTGGTCAAAAGGCAGGAAACCGCGGTAAACGTGACTCCCAAATGGTCCTAATGAGCTTTTTCCAACACGTTACATACAATGATCCCATGTCGCCCTTGGACTATGACTTGTTCCGAAAAATTCATGCATTGATGGGTGTAACGCCAGACTTTTTTGAGATGGTCCTTATGGTTGATGCTGACACCAAGGTTCATCCACCAGCGCTTCGTTATTTGGCTAATGCCATGCTGAATGACCACCGGATTATGGGAGCGTGTGGTGAGACGCGAATCCAAAACAAGCTACAAAGCTGGGTCACAGCGATACAAGTGTTTGAGTATTTCATTTCGCACCATCAGGTCAAGGCATTTGAAGCTGTTTTCGGTGGTGTCACATGTTTGCCTGGTTGCTTTAGTATGTACCGTATCAAAGCGCGCAAGCCTGGCTTCGACGATTGGATTCCTGTGATCGTGAAGCAAGATATCATTCGCGAATACAGTCAAACGATCGTCACGACTCTGCATCAAAAGAACTTGCTATTGCTTGGCGAAGATCGATTTCTCAGCACCCTCATGCTACGAACCTTTCCCCACCGCCGTATGGTGTTCGTACCACATGCCGTGTGTCACACCGAGGTACCACATACGCTTCGCATGCTCCTGTCACAACGACGTCGCTGGATTAATTCGACCGTGCATAACCTTATGGAGCTTCTGTTGGTGCGAGATCTGTGCGGCACTTTCTGTTTTTCGATGCAATTCGTCGTACTTATGGATCTGATTGGTACTCTTGTTCTGCCCGTGGCTATTTCACTCACATACTACCTTATCATCATGTCGGCCAAAGACCCGCCCAAGGACTTCACATCTGCCATCCCACTCATGATGCTTCTTGTCGTTCTTTTCTTACCAGGATTTATCATTGCTATGGTGCGCTTCAGCCCTTCCCATGTAATTTGGCTTGTCATCTATCTAATTTTCTTGCCTGTGTGGAATTTTCTTCTTCCCGCGTATTCATTTTGGCATTTCGATGACTTTTCTTGGGGTGAGACACGTCGAATAGAGGGTGAAACGAAGAGTGGGGCTCATGAAACTTCGGAAGAAGGTTACCATGCTGCTCTCGAGGTGCCGATGCGATTGTGGACTGAATGGGAAACGTCGCGAATTCGCAAGCAGGAGCGCAAtgcacggcggcgccaagAAATGGAGCATCAGTTTGGGGGCGGCTTTCACAATGACGTCGATCCTCGGCATGATGCGGGTCTTCGCCTCGCTGATCTCGATCGGCCATGCTCGCCCATGTCACAGGAAACATCAGAAGATCAATGGGGCGATCATATCGATGGCTATGACGAGAATGCGCCTTTGCCCGACCTCATGCATTCTGCGCGCCCCTTATCTATGATTGCAGCGCAAGGCGGCGGTACAGTTCAAGATGATGACTTGGAAAACATTCTACAGGGCGGTTGGGATGATGATGGCTCCATATCATGGGAAAAACGGAGGCCGCCTCCGCTCATCAGTGCAGCCAACGATTCGATTGTATCCTTCCAGGGCGAGTCAGATCCGCTGGCGGGCTTGACACCCGTGCGTTCATCGGTTGATTTGGGCGCCAGCTTACCTAGCTTGGCACCATTTGATGATGGATTTAACTCCCACGAAATGACGCCGGCTGCCTCATCGGCAGTTGAAGAACGCCGCACACATGTCCGCAACCGCTCTTCCGGTCCGTCGCGCCCGCTATCCAAGGTCCGCTTTTTCCATTGA
- a CDS encoding solute carrier family 35, member F5, translated as MAPSTKEYAIGALLIILVDVLWTSSNYLANTVLTRGYDKPFALTYLSTASFTVYLIPFCIIIQHRKQTVQPSTNSWWYKLGFRLPTPHDVSSRVGRSSNTDITPPKKLPRASSIDGRLPAVSIPIRTQRRSIQWNTETQALIENDPLSTDPGRLVSQAPVLVDASELPSLSIFETACLAMEFSVIWFIANWTFVAALAFTSVASGTTLGSTSGLFTLILGSLCGIDTFSFWKLFAVVLSFTGVTLVTFVDHDKSNTPMSLSKPLWGDVLALVSALCYAGYVTFLKLRIGSEDRISMPLFLGCVGAFNLVAFWPVGLLLHFAGIELLSWPNDGLTMAGLFFNMCITVVSDFAYLVAILKSSPLLTTIGLSLTIPMAVCIDAIQNAMSLPLQSIIGSILVLTSFGGIAWEENQANVNV; from the exons ATGGCACCAAGCACAAAAGAGTATGCGATCGGAGCATTGCTGATCATACTCGTGGATGTGCTTTGGACAAGCTCGAACTACCTCGCCAATACTGTACT GACCCGTGGATATGATAAGCCTTTCGCCTTAACGTATCTTTCTACTGCTTCCTTCACTGTGTATCTTATCCCATTCTGTATTATAATTCAGCATCGAAAACAAACAGTCCAGCCGAGCACAAATTCATGGTGGTATAAGTTGGGATTTCGTCTTCCTACTCCCCATGATGTGTCTTCTCGCGTAGGACGGTCGAGCAACACCGATATAACGCCTCCTAAAAAATTGCCTCGGGCGTCATCAATCGATGGCCGCCTTCCTGCTGTCAGTATCCCTATTAGAACACAAAGAAGAAGCATACAATGGAACACTGAAACACAAGCCCTTATTGAGAACGATCCTCTTTCGACGGATCCCGGAAGGCTTGTGTCCCAAGCCCCGGTTCTTGTGGATGCATCAGAATTACCATCACTCTCGATTTTTGAAACCGCTTGTTTAGCCATGGAGTTTTCCGTGATTTGGTTTATCGCGAATTGGACGTTTGTTGCAGCTTTGGCGTTCACCAGTGTTGCCAGCGGCACCACATTGGGTAGTACAAGTGGCCTATTCACACTGATACTTGGCAGTTTGTGTGGCATTGATACGTTCTCTTTTTGGAAATTATTTGCAGTGGTGCTCAGTTTTACAGGAGTGACTTTGGTAACGTTTGTGGACCACGACAAGTCAAACACTCCAATGTCATTATCTAAACCTCTGTGGGGTGATGTCCTTGCACTAGTATCGGCCCTGTGCTATGCTGGCTATGTTACATTCCTTAAATTGCGCATTGGCTCTGAGGATCGCATATCGATGCCTCTTTTTCTTGGATGTGTCGGAGCATTCAACTTGGTCGCATTTTGGCCCGTTGGTCTTCTATTGCATTTCGCTGGTATCGAGCTCTTGTCATGGCCTAATGATGGTCTGACTATGGCGGGTCTTTTTTTCAACATGTGCATAACGGTGGTGTCTGACTTTGCTTACCTTGTGGCCATACTCAAATCGTCTCCATTGTTGACCACTATCGGACTTTCTCTAACCATCCCCATGGCTGTTtgcatcgatgccatcCAAAATGCCATGTCTCTACCTTTACAAAGTATTATCGGAAGTATTCTTGTGTTG ACTAGTTTCGGAGGTATTGCATGGGAGGAAAATCAAGCAAATGTAAATGTCTAA
- a CDS encoding chromatin structure-remodeling complex subunit RSC1/2 — MASESEQAWLELCIGSGEPTNVQTPLSAKSNDDVSDYGWLYCRAKDLEHMHRMYAHILHFLRDVEVRNIHSDVSEEDGLRVLSDPLEECPDPAENPEYYDQILRPTCLQTITHRLVHCEYASPALFEQDMLQLFENARTWYGLGSEGYAEMVTLLRLYNQLTPSQGRLTDALGVRQTKSRMTDVEVVDMLRSKAVSRQCFASTEYGPGREPPKDVTAQDITLMEHVPYKGRFYHVGDWVHVMNPVDPARPIVGQIFRLYKQQKKPGVFFTACWYYRPEQTWHIKSRRFFPNEVFQTGVYGEHALEDILEDVLVLWLPVYLRARPSAHYWRMDAPLYVVESKYDVELHTFHKIEKWEYYVPSAVRSKATPMDIFSHPAEAPPKKPSALTNGHDIPGGMLLDETDAGLERDEWPNLFEEAVPVSIPSFSAVSSESPVVPPPVAVSQADKLRAYAVFHAAASDISRRVRPAAYSKLQRALEARPLATHAELAAMAIEVGGAVPPELITQLRDAAIAAGVLSATPTASNTSAFERNLPTAAAVYAAHKQGADFEMLPPETRNLFRQDEQGNVIWYAAPPVPGWHRTSAVLDGTTPLPLPSEAYLNFSSKYSRI; from the coding sequence ATGGCTTCGGAGTCAGAGCAAGCTTGGCTAGAGCTCTGTATAGGGAGTGGTGAGCCTACAAATGTGCAAACACCTTTGTCAGCGAAGTCAAATGACGATGTAAGTGATTATGGGTGGTTGTATTGTCGAGCCAAGGAcctcgagcacatgcatcgaATGTATGCCCACATTTTGCACTTTTTACGAGATGTGGAAGTCAGAAACATACATTCAGATGTATCAGAGGAAGATGGACTTCGTGTGTTAAGTGATCCTCTTGAAGAATGTCCGGATCCTGCTGAAAATCCTGAATATTATGATCAGATACTGCGTCCCACGTGTCTGCAGACCATTACACATCGCTTAGTGCATTGTGAATATGCTTCGCCAGCATTATTTGAACAAGACATGCTTCAGCTGTTTGAGAATGCGCGGACTTGGTACGGCCTTGGCTCTGAAGGTTATGCTGAAATGGTCACCCTTTTACGATTGTACAATCAGCTCACACCATCCCAGGGGCGCCTCACGGATGCACTTGGAGTGCGGCAAACCAAATCCCGCATGACAGACGTTGAAGTTGTTGACATGCTTCGATCTAAAGCTGTATCTCGACAGTGCTTTGCATCAACAGAATACGGCCCTGGAAGAGAGCCGCCGAAGGACGTTACAGCACAGGATATAACGCTTATGGAACATGTACCCTATAAAGGGCGCTTTTATCATGTGGGCGATTGGGTTCATGTGATGAATCCGGTCGACCCGGCACGGCCGATCGTTGGTCAAATATTCCGTTTGTACAAGCAGCAGAAAAAGCCAGGCGTTTTCTTCACGGCATGTTGGTACTACCGACCAGAACAGACGTGGCATATCAAATCGCGGCGTTTCTTTCCAAATGAAGTGTTCCAAACGGGTGTGTACGGTGAGCATGCTTTGGAAGATATCCTAGAagatgtgctcgtgctgtgGCTTCCAGTGTACCTGCGAGCTAGGCCATCGGCTCATTACTGGCGAATGGATGCCCCTTTGTATGTGGTCGAATCCAAATATGATGTGGAACTGCACACATTTCACAAGATTGAAAAATGGGAGTACTATGTTCCTTCGGCCGTTCGTTCAAAAGCCACGCCAATGGATATATTCAGTCATCCTGCTGAAGCACCGCCAAAAAAACCGTCAGCATTGACAAATGGTCATGATATACCCGGCGGAATGCTTCTCGACGAGACAGATGCTGGTCTCGAGCGTGATGAATGGCCTAACCTATTTGAAGAAGCGGTACCTGTTTCTATACCGAGCTTTTCTGCTGTCTCATCCGAGTCGCCAGTCGTGCCACCCCCTGTTGCTGTATCACAGGCGGACAAATTGCGAGCGTATGCAGTGTTTCACGCTGCTGCCTCTGACATATCTCGACGCGTGCGGCCCGCAGCTTATAGCAAGTTGCAAAGGGCATTGGAGGCTCGTCCGCTTGCTACGCACGCTGAACTAGCGGCCATGGCGATTGAGGTAGGAGGTGCCGTTCCGCCCGAATTAATAACACAATTGCGCGATGCTGCCATTGCTGCTGGTGTATTGAGCGCGACACCCACAGCCAGTAATACTTCTGCATTCGAACGCAACTTGCCCACCGCTGCAGCTGTGTACGCTGCTCATAAACAAGGCGCTGACTTTGAAATGCTGCCTCCTGAGACGCGCAACTTATTCCGTCAAGACGAACAAGGCAATGTGATATGGTACGCCGCTCCTCCTGTGCCTGGTTGGCATCGTACCAgtgccgtgctggacggCACGACTCCACTGCCCCTCCCTTCCGAGGCTTACCTAAACTTCTCTAGCAAATACAGCAGAATTTAA